One stretch of Candidatus Eremiobacteraceae bacterium DNA includes these proteins:
- a CDS encoding GNAT family N-acetyltransferase, with the protein MIVNMIVDLSAESFETPDESTVLAAAGVSLVGREGAGPDDIDWIRRTFHGKWHEESAAGWNWFARAALGPVGFAAYAQRSFRFWWLDKWWDREDVGIFGPMGVDRKMRGQHLGVVLARRALGSLKAMGYARALIPAVGPIEFYEKYCYARVVERLEGRP; encoded by the coding sequence ATGATCGTCAACATGATCGTCGACCTTTCGGCGGAATCGTTCGAGACGCCGGACGAGTCGACGGTGCTGGCGGCCGCAGGCGTGAGCCTCGTCGGCCGCGAGGGCGCCGGTCCGGACGATATCGATTGGATCCGGCGGACGTTCCACGGCAAGTGGCACGAGGAATCTGCGGCGGGCTGGAACTGGTTCGCGCGAGCCGCGCTTGGTCCGGTCGGCTTCGCGGCCTACGCCCAGCGGAGCTTTCGCTTCTGGTGGCTCGACAAATGGTGGGATCGCGAGGACGTCGGCATCTTCGGACCGATGGGCGTCGACCGCAAGATGCGCGGACAGCACCTCGGCGTCGTCTTGGCCCGGCGCGCGCTCGGGTCGCTCAAGGCGATGGGCTATGCCCGGGCGCTCATTCCTGCGGTCGGTCCCATCGAATTTTACGAGAAATACTGCTACGCGCGGGTCGTCGAGCGCCTGGAAGGCCGGCCCTGA
- the dacB gene encoding D-alanyl-D-alanine carboxypeptidase/D-alanyl-D-alanine-endopeptidase yields the protein MLTIIAASVRLAPRWARFARLCRELRAWRRRAQGLGRFDFNGRGMLTILIAAALASVAPPTAADVAALARLVRSIDAEYPMRTATLGVSVVDAASGKTLFAQDADKEFAPASNFKLVDAASALAYLGPDFRYQTDLLERGKVENGVLSGDLILRGGGDPVLSRADLERAAKAVVAAGITRITGTVLPDDRVFDRQRYGSDWAWDDMQYYYQPPIQALAVDEGLAYVTVTPGGAAGDAVIATIEPNGGVMTVSSYAKTTPSGGTNDVDCFRSPGSTRIEIVGHFPLGSAPFRFGCAVEDSSAYATGTLVQLLTDEGVAVGRSAVGPEVEAGMLDIEDPAFVAPLDLHVLWSHDSAPLHDIIAKMMPPSDNFIAEHLFKMLPVAAFHQRGTFDGGAAVERKFIGSLGLDPRTLDNGDGSGLSQGDRVTPHDLTTILEWETRSSTGHDFIDALALAGINGTVRHHLLGSDAVGRVRAKDGYIWHVSTFSGYAQTKHHGLVIFSIMFNDANGLLKPFQHAQDRMVETIFDWP from the coding sequence ATGTTGACGATCATCGCCGCGTCGGTTCGGCTCGCGCCGCGCTGGGCCCGCTTTGCCCGATTGTGCCGAGAATTACGGGCGTGGCGACGTCGCGCCCAGGGCCTAGGGCGCTTCGACTTCAATGGACGAGGGATGCTGACGATACTGATCGCCGCTGCGCTCGCGTCCGTCGCGCCGCCGACCGCTGCAGATGTCGCAGCTCTCGCACGCCTCGTGCGCTCGATCGACGCGGAGTATCCGATGAGGACGGCGACGCTCGGGGTTTCGGTCGTCGATGCGGCGAGCGGGAAGACGCTCTTCGCACAGGACGCCGATAAAGAATTCGCGCCGGCGTCGAACTTCAAGCTCGTCGACGCCGCGAGCGCACTCGCATATCTCGGACCCGATTTCCGCTACCAGACCGACCTGCTCGAGCGGGGGAAGGTCGAGAACGGTGTTCTTTCGGGTGACCTCATCTTGCGCGGCGGGGGCGATCCCGTGTTATCGCGCGCGGATCTCGAACGGGCAGCCAAAGCCGTCGTCGCCGCGGGCATCACGCGCATCACCGGAACGGTCTTACCAGATGACCGCGTGTTCGACCGCCAGCGCTACGGCAGCGACTGGGCCTGGGATGACATGCAGTACTATTATCAGCCGCCAATCCAAGCGCTTGCGGTCGATGAAGGGCTGGCGTACGTGACCGTGACGCCGGGCGGTGCGGCCGGCGATGCGGTGATCGCGACGATCGAGCCGAACGGCGGCGTCATGACCGTGAGCTCGTATGCTAAGACGACGCCCAGCGGCGGTACGAACGACGTCGACTGCTTCCGCTCGCCGGGCAGCACGCGGATCGAGATCGTCGGTCACTTTCCGCTCGGCTCTGCGCCGTTCCGATTCGGCTGCGCGGTCGAGGACTCGTCCGCCTACGCGACGGGCACGCTCGTGCAGCTCCTGACAGACGAGGGAGTCGCTGTCGGCCGTTCAGCGGTGGGTCCGGAAGTGGAGGCGGGAATGCTCGATATCGAGGATCCGGCTTTCGTCGCTCCGCTCGACCTGCACGTACTATGGTCGCACGACTCGGCGCCGCTGCACGACATCATAGCGAAGATGATGCCGCCGAGCGACAACTTCATCGCGGAGCACCTTTTCAAGATGTTGCCCGTCGCGGCATTTCATCAGCGAGGCACGTTCGACGGCGGCGCAGCGGTCGAGCGCAAGTTCATCGGAAGCCTCGGTCTCGATCCGCGGACGCTCGATAACGGCGACGGCAGCGGCTTGTCGCAGGGCGATCGCGTGACACCGCACGACTTGACGACGATCCTCGAATGGGAGACGCGCAGCAGCACCGGCCACGACTTCATCGATGCGCTGGCGCTCGCCGGCATCAACGGCACCGTGCGCCACCATCTGCTCGGCTCGGATGCCGTCGGACGCGTGCGCGCGAAAGACGGTTACATCTGGCACGTGTCGACCTTCAGCGGCTATGCGCAGACGAAGCACCACGGGCTCGTCATCTTCAGCATCATGTTCAACGACGCGAACGGCTTGCTCAAGCCGTTCCAGCACGCCCAAGACAGGATGGTCGAGACGATCTTCGACTGGCCCTAG
- a CDS encoding succinylglutamate desuccinylase/aspartoacylase family protein — translation MRTEIKIGDCVASPGELSFGTFEGVALPTGGNDRLAVVIAQGKRDGPTLWLTANIHGNELAGINALHRLLTADLCKAMTGTIVAIPSLNPAGLRTNRRHPYWDDRDPNRTFPGRKRGDEEPREPSVFERLAARLLESLRESADYYVDLHCASIQSVGFSIRDRVLYKDEAERPKMEALSTTLDTMVGAFGFPAVVEFPSKTYIARELHKSTTGAALQELRIPAFTVELGMHSAVDRPVVAACVVGLRNMMRWAGMLGGDPEPMPALPRPPDARVRRREDGPYPPSAGILDFKVEAGAYMKEGGVVATLSDMWGRPVADGEISVGPDTWIIGIEDGVLAYPGSAIAHVGVIEPASLVERWPD, via the coding sequence GTGCGCACCGAGATAAAGATCGGCGACTGCGTCGCGTCGCCAGGCGAGCTCTCCTTCGGAACCTTTGAAGGCGTCGCGCTGCCGACCGGCGGCAACGACCGGCTCGCGGTCGTCATCGCGCAGGGCAAGCGCGACGGTCCGACGCTCTGGCTCACGGCGAACATCCATGGCAACGAACTCGCCGGCATCAACGCCCTTCATCGCCTTCTGACGGCGGATCTGTGCAAGGCCATGACCGGCACGATCGTCGCGATTCCGAGTCTCAATCCCGCGGGCTTGCGGACGAACCGCCGCCACCCGTATTGGGATGACCGCGACCCGAACCGCACGTTCCCCGGCCGCAAACGAGGCGATGAGGAACCGCGCGAGCCGAGCGTCTTCGAGCGCCTTGCAGCCCGCCTGCTCGAATCGCTGCGCGAGTCGGCGGACTACTACGTCGACCTCCACTGCGCGTCGATCCAATCGGTAGGGTTCTCGATCCGCGACCGCGTGTTGTATAAGGATGAAGCGGAGCGCCCCAAAATGGAGGCGCTTTCCACAACGCTCGACACGATGGTCGGTGCGTTCGGCTTTCCGGCGGTCGTCGAATTCCCGTCCAAGACGTATATCGCGCGCGAGCTCCACAAGTCGACGACCGGAGCGGCGCTCCAGGAACTCCGTATCCCCGCCTTTACGGTCGAGCTCGGGATGCATTCGGCAGTCGACCGGCCAGTCGTCGCCGCTTGCGTCGTCGGCTTGCGCAACATGATGCGCTGGGCTGGGATGCTCGGCGGCGATCCTGAACCGATGCCCGCGTTGCCGCGTCCACCCGATGCTCGGGTGCGTCGTCGCGAAGATGGCCCGTACCCGCCTTCGGCCGGCATCCTCGACTTCAAAGTCGAGGCCGGCGCCTATATGAAGGAAGGCGGCGTCGTCGCCACGCTCTCCGACATGTGGGGTCGACCAGTCGCCGACGGCGAGATCAGCGTCGGACCGGACACGTGGATCATCGGCATCGAGGACGGCGTGCTCGCTTACCCTGGTTCGGCGATCGCCCACGTCGGCGTCATCGAACCCGCATCGCTCGTCGAACGGTGGCCGGATTGA
- a CDS encoding transposase, giving the protein MRHARTPTRLETVDYRQDRTYAVTFCVARRRPVFANPLFASVAVECLRHFRQSELYYLYAYAVMFDHVHMVLRVIKPRVHLSKVIAVVRSCITSKVRRSIAHFAWQRGYYERIVRNADECRETVEYVLANPRRANLVKDREQYAFSGILDRWR; this is encoded by the coding sequence ATGAGACACGCGCGGACACCGACTCGCCTCGAAACCGTTGACTATCGCCAGGACCGGACGTATGCGGTGACCTTCTGCGTCGCGCGCCGAAGGCCGGTGTTTGCAAACCCGCTTTTCGCGTCGGTTGCCGTCGAATGTTTACGGCACTTCAGGCAGTCGGAATTATACTATCTGTACGCCTATGCGGTCATGTTCGATCACGTCCATATGGTGTTGCGCGTCATCAAACCGCGCGTTCACCTTTCGAAGGTGATCGCCGTCGTCCGATCATGCATCACCTCGAAGGTTCGGCGGTCGATCGCTCATTTCGCCTGGCAGCGCGGATATTACGAGCGCATCGTGCGGAACGCCGACGAGTGCCGAGAGACGGTCGAGTACGTTCTTGCGAATCCGAGGCGGGCAAATCTCGTCAAGGATCGAGAGCAGTACGCGTTCTCTGGAATCCTTGATCGGTGGCGTTAG
- a CDS encoding glycoside hydrolase family 125 protein yields the protein MTHIIGVMLGAVLATSAANTHEIVSIYEHAADINAACFSQTPDHTTYVSTGDIDAMWLRDSSAQAMSYLKDRQLIRGVIARQERMIALDPHANAFHRDYSVAEEKFELDSLAYPVRLVDRYVDVTGDTSVYDAKMHGALLVILRTLAAEEDHARLSSYHRNEHPVAGNIGLIWSAYRPSDDPQRFNYNVPENMFAAVTLHTMAEMLSHRYGDKGNAEKANQMADRIEAALAKHARFKTRYGTIYAYEIDGLGRAKFMDDANMPSLLSMPLLGYPYDRQAYANTRRYVLSPADPYYYRGRFASGVGSSHTPGGFVWPMSLVVEYKTSPFASDRARIMHELSRSDAGDGALHESFDVNDPKRFTRERFGWVNALFEQTFKQPTD from the coding sequence TTGACGCACATCATCGGGGTCATGCTCGGCGCCGTGCTCGCGACGAGCGCGGCGAACACGCACGAGATCGTCTCGATCTACGAGCACGCCGCCGATATCAACGCGGCGTGTTTTTCGCAGACGCCCGACCACACGACGTACGTCAGCACCGGCGACATCGACGCGATGTGGCTGCGCGACTCGAGCGCCCAAGCGATGTCGTATCTCAAGGACCGCCAGCTCATCCGAGGCGTTATCGCACGCCAAGAGCGGATGATCGCGCTCGACCCGCACGCGAACGCGTTCCATCGCGACTACAGCGTCGCGGAAGAGAAGTTCGAGCTCGATTCGCTCGCCTATCCGGTGCGGCTCGTCGATCGCTACGTCGACGTGACGGGCGATACGAGCGTCTACGATGCGAAGATGCACGGAGCGCTCCTCGTCATCTTGCGAACCCTCGCGGCAGAAGAAGATCACGCGCGCCTATCTTCCTATCATCGCAACGAGCATCCGGTCGCCGGGAACATCGGTCTGATCTGGAGCGCGTACCGGCCGAGCGACGATCCGCAGAGATTCAACTACAATGTCCCCGAGAACATGTTCGCAGCCGTCACGCTTCACACGATGGCGGAGATGCTCTCGCATCGTTACGGCGACAAAGGCAACGCCGAAAAAGCGAATCAGATGGCCGACCGCATCGAGGCGGCGCTTGCCAAACACGCGCGCTTCAAGACGCGCTACGGCACTATCTATGCGTACGAGATCGACGGGCTCGGACGCGCGAAATTCATGGACGACGCGAACATGCCGAGCTTGCTGTCGATGCCGCTGCTCGGCTACCCGTACGACCGCCAAGCGTACGCGAACACGCGGCGCTACGTTCTCAGTCCGGCGGATCCGTACTACTATCGCGGCCGTTTCGCATCCGGCGTCGGCTCGTCGCATACGCCGGGCGGCTTCGTCTGGCCGATGAGCCTCGTCGTCGAATACAAGACGAGTCCGTTCGCTTCCGATCGTGCGCGCATCATGCACGAACTTTCACGCTCGGATGCCGGCGACGGCGCGCTCCACGAATCGTTCGACGTCAACGACCCGAAGCGGTTCACGCGCGAACGATTCGGCTGGGTGAACGCATTGTTCGAACAAACGTTTAAACAGCCGACCGACTGA